AGCCGCCAGGAGGCGATCTTGGGAACGGCATCAGCGAGGAGCTTCGCCGTCCTGCCCTCGAGGTGACAGAAGCGCAGGAACGACCGCAGCCCCGTCGTGACGTGTCGAGCCGAACCGGAGCTGCGCTTCCGGCACTCACTGAGGACGAAGTCGAGGACCTCCGACGCGCGGAGCACGTCGAGACCAAGGTCCCGAACCTGAGGTCGCGTCGCGAGGAACAACCTTCCAACGTTGATGTTGCTCGCCACCGTCGCGGCGACAAGGCCCCGCTCCTCTGTGAGATAGGTGCGGTAGTGCTCGATGAGGTGCTCGGCCGGGGTCTTGGCCTTGGCCGGCTCAGGGACCGACACGACCCCCAGGTGGCGCAGGTAGGTGAGCAGCGGTGCCACCCCTTTCGGGGACCGCCAGAGCACGTAGCCCGCGCCGCGCCGCGCGACGAGGAACTCATCGACGCGCACGGGCGTGAGATCGGCGACTTCGAAGCCGCTGCCCGCCAACCACCGGCTGACATGGGCCAACAGGCGGAGCTGATCGCTGACCGCGTTCGGCCGATAGCCCTGGGACTCGAGCTCCGCGCGGAACCCGCCGACGTAGGGAGCGAGCGGACCGGCCACCCTCACCCGCGATGGATTACTCATCACTGCCTCCTCTCCGAAAGGAACGTGGAGAGGAAACTCGCCCGTTCAGGAGGGCGCGATTATGTGGAGCGCGTCACATCGTGAGCACCGCAGATACGACGCAACGCACCGCGAATCCACATAATTCGGTGCTCTGCATAATGAACGTTATGAAGAGTTCTTCATAACGTTCACCTGCAACGCAATGTACTCGCCAAGGTCCCGCATCGCCTGCGTAAGCGTGTGGCGCGCGAAGTTGCCGCCGTCTTCCGGGCCCCCGGGCTCGCTGAGTCGAAGAAGCGTCTGGCCGAGATCACGGCGCGCTGGCGCAGAGAGCTCCCCGAGGCGATGACGGTGCTCGAGCGCGGCTTCACGGCCGCGACTCAGTTCTATGCGTTCCCCGAGCCCCACTGGGCCAGACTACGCACCACCAACAGCCTCGAGCGCCTGCATGGAGAGATCAAACGCCGGATCCGGAGCGCCGGCGCCTTCCCCGACCGAGCCAGTGCGCTGCGTCTCATCACCGCCGTCGCTCTCAGGACTACCCACGTCTGGAGCGAGCGCCGCTACCTGGACCTCTCCCTCCTCGAGCCCAAGGAGGTCGCCAACGCAGCCTAACCGATGCATCGAGGAGCTTCCTCTCGCTTTTACACACAACTCGGGACTTGACCCAATCGCGGCTCCCCCACCCAAGAACGGCGAAAGAACTCCGGCCACAACTGCGCCGCCAAGGCCGAACCGCAGCGCGTTGATCTTAAGCAAGCCCTGGTTTCGGTACGCCATTCTGAGGATGCCAGAGAACGCGCCCCCGACTATGAAGCCCGTGATTCCAAAACCCACCGTGCCGCGAAGGAAACTGCTGAGGGTTATGATGGCAACCGAAGGGAAAGCATCAAGAAGGAGGGCCACCACCCCGAGAACCGAGCTGCCCACGAACCAAGCCAGTCCCCAGATCAGGGCGTTTCCGAACGCGCCTCGAAGCCTTCTGAACAAGTGTCACCTCCCTGGCCAGCGAAAG
The Gemmatimonadota bacterium DNA segment above includes these coding regions:
- a CDS encoding tyrosine-type recombinase/integrase, yielding MSNPSRVRVAGPLAPYVGGFRAELESQGYRPNAVSDQLRLLAHVSRWLAGSGFEVADLTPVRVDEFLVARRGAGYVLWRSPKGVAPLLTYLRHLGVVSVPEPAKAKTPAEHLIEHYRTYLTEERGLVAATVASNINVGRLFLATRPQVRDLGLDVLRASEVLDFVLSECRKRSSGSARHVTTGLRSFLRFCHLEGRTAKLLADAVPKIASWRLGALPRALEPAVLGALLKSCDRRTTFGRRDFAVLVLLIRLGLRRGEVAGLRLDDIDWREGELLIRGKGPKHERLPLPADVGEAIVAWLRRGRPRCSAREVFTRVRAPHQGLSPGGVSAVVRGACKRAGVPEVGAHRLRHSAATAMLRAGAGLVEIGQVLRHRSLLTTAVYAKVDRSLLQGLAKMWPLPVSQVVER
- a CDS encoding transposase — protein: MQRNVLAKVPHRLRKRVAREVAAVFRAPGLAESKKRLAEITARWRRELPEAMTVLERGFTAATQFYAFPEPHWARLRTTNSLERLHGEIKRRIRSAGAFPDRASALRLITAVALRTTHVWSERRYLDLSLLEPKEVANAA